Proteins from a genomic interval of Chionomys nivalis chromosome 7, mChiNiv1.1, whole genome shotgun sequence:
- the Engase gene encoding cytosolic endo-beta-N-acetylglucosaminidase isoform X3 has translation MEDGFNVALEPLERRQPPLSSPRPRTLLCHDMMGGYLEDRFIQGSRVQNPYSFYHWQYIDIFVYFSHHTVTIPPVCWTNAAHRHGVCVLGTFITEWKEGGKLCESFLAGDERSYQAVADRLVQIAQFFRFDGWLINIENSLSPAAVGNTPPFLRYLTTQLHQLVPGGLVLWYDSVVQSGQLKWQDELNEQNRVFFDSCDGFFTNYNWREDHLQRMVAQAGKRLVDVYVGVDVFARSNVVGGRFDTDKSLELIRKHGFSVALFAPGWVYECLEKSEFLQNQDKFWRLLERFLPTHSICSLPFVTSFCLGLGPRRVCYGKEQAVGPWYHPSAQETQPLFGEHKLAGDSGGWVKTHCCLADAWHGGSSLLLRGLIPPEVDNVAVRLFSLQVPLPPKLFLSMVYKFEDSTDVQVALELTTGDVSSCHVGGISVLNADSGSRHSPRPLRVPPTKLARWSGRCGQQLSGGWIQCCYEVSLHGCLLQDLLMSFSRPPGSREEKGFVCRLGEIQVVDANSLLAPLPRVQKVTISQLRWLPLISGSEGRPAQLLLSCTLQWSFHLLQARCFRIHCREQTGSSSATDRTEKPTFLGLAFANQYRVVDVVVGAASSGQDGRVEFLVEPVPREGFQVPQAEWGRAALVYSAPQ, from the exons GCGGGTACCTGGAGGACAG GTTCATTCAGGGCTCGAGGGTGCAGAACCCCTACTCCTTCTACCACTGGCAGTACATTGACATCTTTGTGTACTTCAGCCATCACACGGTCACCATCCCCCCTGTGTGCTGGACCAATGCTGCCCACCGGCACGGGGTCTGTGTGCTGG GGACCTTTAtcacagagtggaaggagggtGGCAAGCTCTGCGAATCCTTCCTGGCTGGGGATGAGCGCTCCTACCAGGCGGTGGCCGATCGGCTGGTCCAGATCGCTCAATTTTTTCGTTTCGATGGTTGGCTCATCAATATCGAGAACTCCCTGAGT CCGGCTGCTGTGGGAAACACACCCCCGTTTCTCCGGTACCTGACCACGCAGCTCCACCAGCTGGTTCCCGGAGGCCTGGTGCTGTGGTATGACAGCGTGGTACAGAGCGGGCAGCTCAAGTGGCAGGATGAACTCAATGAACAGAACAG GGTCTTCTTTGACTCCTGTGATGGCTTCTTCACCAACTATAACTGGCGGGAAGACCACCTGCAGAGGATGGTGGCGCAGGCCGGGAAGCGCCTGGTTGATGTGTATGTGGGCGTGGATGTGTTTGCTCGGAGCAATGTGGTCGGAGGCCGTTTCGATACTGACAAG TCACTGGAGCTGATCCGAAAGCACGGCTTCTCGGTGGCGCTGTTTGCTCCTGGCTGGGTGTATGAGTGTCTGGAGAAGAGTGAATTCCTTCAGAACCAGGACAA GTTCTGGAGACTGCTGGAGCGCTTCCTGCCCACACACAGTATCTGCTCCCTGCCCTTTGTCACCTCTTTCTGTCTGGGGCTGGGGCCTCGAAGAGTCTGCTATGGCAAG gAGCAGGCAGTGGGGCCCTGGTACCACCCTAGTGCCCAGGAGACCCAGCCCCTCTTTGGCGAACATAAACTGGCTGGAGACAGTGGGGGCTGGGTGAAGACACACTGCTGCCTGGCAGACGCCTGGCATGGGGGCAGCTCTCTGCTGCTCCGGGGCCTGATCCCGCCTGAGGTTGACAATGTAGCCGTGAG GTTGTTCTCCCTGCAGGTTCCACTGCCACCCAAGCTTTTCCTGTCAATGGTGTACAAGTTTGAAGACTCGACAGATGTTCAGGTGGCTTTGGAGCTTACAACAGGGGATGTCAGCAGCTGCCACGTGGGTGGCATATCGGTGCTGAATG CAGATTCTGGCTCAAGGCACAGCCCCCGACCCCTCCGGGTGCCCCCCACCAAGCTGGCCAGGTGGAGTGGCCGTTGTGGCCAGCAGCTCAGTGGGGGCTGGATTCAATG CTGCTATGAGGTGAGCCTGCACGGGTGCCTGCTTCAGGACCTCTTGATGAGCTTCTCACGGCCACCTGGCAGCCGGGAGGAGAAGGGCTTCGTTTGTCGCCTTGGAGAGATCCAG GTGGTTGATGCCAACAGCCTGCTGGCCCCTCTGCCCCGGGTGCAAAAGGTCACCATCTCGCAGCTCCGCTGGCTTCCGCTGATCTCTGGATCTGAGGGCCGCCCTGCCCAGCTCCTTCTCAGCTGTACTCTTCAGTGGTCCTTCCACCTGCTCCAAGCCAGGTGCTTCCGGATTCATTGCCGGGAACAGACAGGAAGCAGCTCCGCAACGGACAGGACTGAGAAGCCCACGTTCCTGGGCCTGGCTTTTGCCAACCAGTACCGTGTGGTGGACGTGGTAGTGGGGGCCGCTAGTTCTGGGCAGGATGGTCGTGTGGAGTTCCTGGTGGAGCCTGTCCCCAGGGAGGGCTTCCAGGTGCCTCAGGCCGAGTGGGGCAGGGCGGCCCTGGTCTACTCGGCCCCTCAGTGA